Proteins encoded in a region of the Solea senegalensis isolate Sse05_10M unplaced genomic scaffold, IFAPA_SoseM_1 scf7180000014081, whole genome shotgun sequence genome:
- the LOC122760847 gene encoding odorant receptor 131-2-like has protein sequence MAANDSSVRVNNDSVILVQVFISLFLCINFLLITVFFMKDFFYTTMRYIFFAMTLMSDCVILILSDVLLLLFHFHFTIQMSFCLIVYVTVSLYTFITPLTLTVMTLERFVAICMPLRHGELCSTRSALHCILIIHAISALPDVIFLSIFFASVNHSFYTQSGECSVEKFILHTWQGHLRSAISQLYFLIMVIIIIFSYFKIMKVARAASGQNRKSTWKGLRTVVLHGFQLFLCLFQLWCPFIEAAVLQINLLVYINVRYFNYIMFILSPRCLSPLIYGLRDEKFSVALRSFVLCGLYKKH, from the coding sequence ATGGCAGCCAATGACTCTTCAGTGCGTGTAAACAATGACAGTGTCATTCTAGTTCAGGTTTTCATATCACTTTTCCTTTGCATCAACTTTTTGCTGATCACAGTCTTTTTCATGAAGGATTTCTTCTACACAACCATGCGCTACATCTTCTTTGCAATGACTCTCATGtctgattgtgtgattttaatccTGAGTGATGttctgcttcttttatttcactttcatttcactaTACAAATGTCCTTCTGCCTTAttgtgtatgtgactgtgtcCTTATACACTTTTATCACTCCACTGACTCTGACAGTGATGACGCTGGAGCGCTTTGTGGCCATTTGCATGCCCCTGCGACACGGAGAGCTGTGCTCCACACGCAGCGCTCTGCActgcatcctcatcattcatgccATCAGCGCTCTGCCCGATGtgatttttctctccatcttctttgcGTCTGTGAACCACAGCTTCTACACCCAGAGCGGTGAGTGCTCTGTGGAGAAGTTCATCCTCCATACCTGGCAGGGTCATCTTAGGTCTGCAATAAGTCAGTTGTACTTCCTGATCAtggttatcattatcattttctcatactttaaaataatgaaggtgGCCAGAGCTGCATCaggacagaacaggaagtcgacATGGAAAGGCCTCAGAACTGTGGTTCTTCATGGCTTTCAGctgttcctctgtcttttccaGCTGTGGTGTCCTTTCATTGAGGCTGCTGTGCTTCAGATTAACCTGTTGGTCTACATTAACGTCAGGTACTTCAACTACATCATGTTTATTCTTTCTCCGAGGTGTTTGAGTCCTCTCATTTACGGCCTCAGGGATGAAAAGTTTTCTGTTGCTCTGAGAAGCTTTGTTCTTTGTGGTTTGTATAAGAAACACTAA